The Streptomyces sp. B3I8 nucleotide sequence GGCAGACGGCGCCAGGAATCCAGGGCGCGCAGATAGTCGCGGTACGCCTCTTCCGGAGGGGTGTCCGCGCGTGCCTGCCAGGCCCGCAGCACGGGGGCGTGGCGGGTGAGGAAGGCCTCGTGCTCCCGGGCTATCGCGGGCAGGTCCCACCAGCGGGTCACCGCGCCGGCGGTCGGCGCGAATCCCAGGTGCTCGCCGCGGAACAGGTCCACATATCCCTCCAGCCCCAGCCGCCGCAGCGTGTGCCGGGCCTCCTCGTGCAGCCGGGCCGGGGCGATCCACACGCCGGGCGCGGCCGTGCCGAAGCCGAGCCCGGCCAGCCGGGAGCGCAGCACGTGCCGCTTCTGGCGTTCGGACTCCGGCACCGAGAACACCGCGAGCACCCAGCCCTCGTCGTCCGGGACGGCCGTCGCGTAGACGCGCCGGTCGGCGTCCTGGAGCGACCGGCGGGCCTCCGGGGAGAGCCCGTAGCCCGCCGCGCCGGTCACGGTGCGCGCCGGAAGCAGCAGCCCGCGCCGTTTCAGCCGCGAGACCGACGACCGCACGGACGGGGCGTCGACGCCGACCGCCGCGAGCAGCCGGATCAGTCCGGCCACGGGCACCGGTCCGGGGACATGCCGCCCGTACGCGTCGTAGAAGGCGACGATGAGGGAGCGCGGGGTGTGCGGGGAGGGAGGGGGAGAGGGGGCGGGCTGTTCGTGCACGATGATCATTTTAGATCGTCCGCACCGCCTCATGATCATTAGCCCGGGGCCCGGCGACGACCGGACGGTGGCCCGACGGCCCGACGCGAGCCCGCCCTGCCGCCCGACCGCGGCGACGCGCGGGAGACGCCAGGGCGGGGAAGAGGGACGCCGGGGCACGGCCGTGTGCCCCGGCGGGCACATGTGCCGCGGCCCCGTCGTCCTCAGGCGGTGGGCTGGGGCAACCTGGTGAAGACGATTTTCCCGGTGCCGTCGGCGGCCCCGTTGTCACCGTCCCAGAACGAACACGTGGTTTCCATCGACATGATGGACGAATTGTTCGGTCGCGCGGACACCCGGGGCTTCTGGAACACGATCTCGCCCTCGAACGAACGAGGATTGATCATCCGGCGGAAGCGACTGCTGAGCCGGTAGATCAGTACGTCCGACAATTGCCGTTCCCAGAAGTCCGCCATCGACCACGCGGAAAAGGCGTCGAGAAGGTCGTCCTCGATGCATTTCGCGAGCAGGTAATAGCCGAGCTGGTTGTAGCAGATGTTGAACTCGACCGCGTTGAAGTGCCCGGTGTTGTCGATGTAGCACGATTCCGCGATGCTGAACCGGCCCCGTGCGCTCACCCCGTCCCCCTGCCTGGTCACGTCGGCGTCCCGCAGGTACCGGCTGTGGTCCCGGTAGGGCCGGAGCACATGGCCGATCAGCTCCCGGTCGCGGATCTCCTCCTGTGTCCTCATCGGGTGGCTCCGGTTCCGAAGAACGGCAGGCCGTCGTGCACGGTGACCCGGTACGACTGGGCGGGCTCGGGCTTGGGATTGTGCAGCGCGCGATGCACGAGCGTCCGGTTGTCCCACAGCAGCAGATCGCCCTCGGTGAAGGTCTGCAGGTGGATGTGCGGATCGGTGAAGCCGGTGTCGAGCTGGCCGCTGAGCTCGAGTACCTCCTGGAGGATCTCCGGCGGCAGCCGGTTGCCGTCGGGGTCGATGAAGCCGAACGCGCCGGCCTCGCTGACGTAGAGGACCTCCTCGCCGGTCACCGGGTGGGGGAAGACGGTCGGATGGAAGACCGGCGGAGTGGCCAGCTCGATGTCGGCCTGGACCTCGTGGATGGGCCGGTACACGTCGGTGGGCCGGATCTTGACGTAGCGACGCGGGCTGTGCTCGACCACGGTGCCGCGCAGTCGGTCCTTCAGCCGGTCGGGCAGTTCGGCGAAGACCTTCGCCATGTCGATGTAGTACGTGCCGCGGTTCTTCTTGGGCACGACCTGCGGGTACGTCATCGTGATGCCGAACGGTTCCGGCATGAAGGAGTAGTCGGCATGCCAGAACTTGCCGGTCTGCGGCACGCCCTTGACCCCGTCGCCCGGCTTCGTCCCGGAGACGAAGATCTCCGGGTGCTCCGGGTGGTGGTACATCGGCTCGTAGTACACCTCGATGGTGCCGAGCGCCCGACCCAGCGCGACCAACTCCTTCGGCTCCAGGCTCTGCTCCTTGAGCAGCAGGAGGCGGTGTCGGTACATCGCGCCCTTGAGTTCCTCGATCTCGGCGTCGGTGGTGCCGCTCAGGTCGAAACCGGTGACGGTGGCCCCCATCAGGTGGCCGGTGTTCGGGTTTATCTTCACGTGCGATCCTTTCTACGAGTGCGCGGGCGTCGGAAACAGGCAGCCGTGGCCCCGTTGTCGCAATCAGTGGGGCGGACTCAGTGGGGCGGACATCTCTTGTCACGGCGCCGGATTTCATGCCGCTCACCCGCCTTAACGACGTTAAGTGCGGGCGATTTCGAGTATGCCTTTAACGACGTTAAATTGTCAACGCGTGCACGCTCGATGTGCCCGTTCGTGCTCCGTGGGCGTGACCCGGAAGAGTGACCCGGGGGAGTGACGGTGCCGTCTTCCGCGTGACCCCTTCCAGGGCGGTGGAAGGTAACCGGCGACCCCCGTCCGCCTCGCTCTCGCTCAAGGAGCCCCATGCGCCGGCCCCTCCTCCCCGCGGCCCTCACCACCGCCCTGCTCCTCGTCGCAGCGCCCGCGGCCACCGCGTCCCCCGCAGCCCCCGCCCGTACCGCGACCGTCGCCCGTACCGTGGACTCCTCCGCCTACGAGATCGCCGTCGACTCCACCGCCCTGCTCACCTCCGCCGGGCACCCCACCCTCACCGGCAGCTACCGCTGCACCCCCACCGCCGGCCCCGTCTTCGTCTCCGCCTCCCTCTCCCCGTCCGACGCGCGCGTCCATTACGGCATCGGCAGCACCTCCGCCCTCTGCGACGGCGCGACCCACCGCTGGACCCGCACCGACACCGGCACGCGCACCTACGCGGCCGGTGCGGCCCACGTCCAGGTGGGCCTGGTCGAACTGAGCGCCACGGGCCTTCCCCTGCCCCACGTCCACCGCATCGCCGAGCGCACGGTCACCCTGACAACCGCACCGTGAGAGCCGCCGGACGAGGACGAGCGGGAGGAAGTGGAGGGAGGTGAGGAGAAGTGAGGGACTAGCCCGACAATCCTGTCCTCTGTCCAGCTCGACCGCCCGCACCCCGCCGCGACGGGGTCGTCGCGCCGCTCCGCCGACGCCGTGATGCGCGAAGCACCGCGCCCCGAGGACGACGTCCCGGTCAGAGCGGTCCTGCATGGCTGCTGCGCCACCAGCGCCCCACGCGCCCGACGTGCACTCGGCCCCGTTGCCCCCGACGCACGGAAATGATCAGCGGCCCGCGCGTGTTGTCCTCCGCGCAAGCTGCGACCGAAGCCGCAACCGACCCCAACGCCCCGTCGCGCCCCGCCCGGTGGACCGCGTGGTGACGGACGAGATCACGAACCCGAGCACGAACTTGAACGTGGACCCGGACACGGGCCCGCACACGGACAAGGACAAGGACGGAACATGAAGGCCATCATCTACCGCGCCAACGGTGGTCCCGAGGTGCTGGAACTCGTCGAG carries:
- a CDS encoding DUF6299 family protein encodes the protein MRRPLLPAALTTALLLVAAPAATASPAAPARTATVARTVDSSAYEIAVDSTALLTSAGHPTLTGSYRCTPTAGPVFVSASLSPSDARVHYGIGSTSALCDGATHRWTRTDTGTRTYAAGAAHVQVGLVELSATGLPLPHVHRIAERTVTLTTAP
- a CDS encoding TauD/TfdA family dioxygenase, with translation MKINPNTGHLMGATVTGFDLSGTTDAEIEELKGAMYRHRLLLLKEQSLEPKELVALGRALGTIEVYYEPMYHHPEHPEIFVSGTKPGDGVKGVPQTGKFWHADYSFMPEPFGITMTYPQVVPKKNRGTYYIDMAKVFAELPDRLKDRLRGTVVEHSPRRYVKIRPTDVYRPIHEVQADIELATPPVFHPTVFPHPVTGEEVLYVSEAGAFGFIDPDGNRLPPEILQEVLELSGQLDTGFTDPHIHLQTFTEGDLLLWDNRTLVHRALHNPKPEPAQSYRVTVHDGLPFFGTGATR
- a CDS encoding FcoT family thioesterase; the protein is MRTQEEIRDRELIGHVLRPYRDHSRYLRDADVTRQGDGVSARGRFSIAESCYIDNTGHFNAVEFNICYNQLGYYLLAKCIEDDLLDAFSAWSMADFWERQLSDVLIYRLSSRFRRMINPRSFEGEIVFQKPRVSARPNNSSIMSMETTCSFWDGDNGAADGTGKIVFTRLPQPTA
- a CDS encoding PaaX family transcriptional regulator C-terminal domain-containing protein, which gives rise to MIIVHEQPAPSPPPSPHTPRSLIVAFYDAYGRHVPGPVPVAGLIRLLAAVGVDAPSVRSSVSRLKRRGLLLPARTVTGAAGYGLSPEARRSLQDADRRVYATAVPDDEGWVLAVFSVPESERQKRHVLRSRLAGLGFGTAAPGVWIAPARLHEEARHTLRRLGLEGYVDLFRGEHLGFAPTAGAVTRWWDLPAIAREHEAFLTRHAPVLRAWQARADTPPEEAYRDYLRALDSWRRLPYADPGLPAALLPADWPGGRSAAVFHALRTRLHDAGAEFAGVTPDGRDPTTPDGRDGKEPDGRDGDEPDSRDEEEPGGDSA